The following proteins are co-located in the Sporosarcina pasteurii genome:
- a CDS encoding 4-oxalocrotonate tautomerase family protein, translated as MPFVHIKMIEERCSPEKKEIMIKEVTDLIAGILEQDVETVRVQLEEMRPEDWGIAGESVKKRTEKSLT; from the coding sequence ATGCCATTCGTCCACATTAAAATGATTGAGGAGCGTTGTTCTCCCGAAAAGAAAGAAATAATGATTAAAGAGGTCACCGATTTAATCGCTGGTATTTTGGAGCAAGATGTAGAAACGGTGCGTGTTCAACTTGAAGAAATGAGGCCTGAAGATTGGGGTATTGCCGGAGAATCTGTTAAAAAACGAACTGAAAAAAGCCTGACATAA
- a CDS encoding ATP-dependent Lon protease, with protein MKLFLSILLAGLLGILAFLGPIGIYILCAIIVGIIFRSFILLNEIHKQVVPANANDKVKDVYERYIKERDEKERKAIGE; from the coding sequence GTGAAGTTATTCTTGTCTATTTTATTGGCTGGTCTTTTAGGAATCTTAGCTTTCCTCGGTCCTATTGGTATCTATATTTTATGTGCAATTATTGTTGGGATAATTTTTAGGTCGTTTATTTTACTAAATGAGATTCATAAACAAGTTGTGCCTGCTAACGCCAATGACAAAGTTAAAGATGTGTACGAAAGGTATATAAAAGAAAGAGATGAAAAAGAGCGGAAGGCTATTGGCGAATGA
- a CDS encoding 2-phosphoglycerate kinase has product MIILISAVGSTGKTLMAQKLLERYHIPYLSIDHLKMGLYRGDQHCGFTPLDDTEVIGDKLWPILKGIIMTNIENGQHIIIEGCYILPHYLKELDVNYSEKIIPVFLGFSKNYIQKNFEAKIVKHRNAVELRNSPEERTIKELIKEHKEFKAHCLQSDVRYFEIENDYCKEILEVYDYIDAEKRRMDLI; this is encoded by the coding sequence ATGATTATTTTAATAAGTGCTGTCGGTAGCACTGGTAAAACTTTGATGGCACAAAAGTTGCTTGAAAGGTACCATATACCTTATCTCTCTATAGATCATTTGAAAATGGGGTTGTACAGAGGGGACCAGCATTGTGGTTTTACACCATTAGATGATACAGAGGTTATTGGCGATAAACTCTGGCCAATATTAAAGGGAATAATTATGACGAATATTGAGAATGGACAACATATTATTATTGAAGGATGTTACATACTACCTCACTATTTAAAAGAGCTTGACGTCAATTATTCGGAGAAAATCATTCCAGTATTTCTTGGTTTTTCGAAGAATTATATTCAAAAAAACTTCGAAGCGAAAATAGTGAAACATAGGAATGCTGTTGAACTCCGTAATTCTCCGGAAGAAAGAACGATAAAAGAACTGATCAAGGAACATAAAGAATTTAAAGCACACTGCTTGCAATCAGATGTTAGATATTTTGAAATTGAGAACGACTATTGCAAAGAAATATTGGAAGTCTATGACTATATAGATGCTGAAAAACGGAGAATGGATTTAATTTAA
- a CDS encoding tripartite tricarboxylate transporter permease, whose amino-acid sequence MIQELISGFATIMQPEHLFWCVVGITLGTLVGALPGVGPVTGIAILLPITFGMNPISALLLLMGIYQGSMYGGRISSVLLNVPGDSAAVVTTFDGYPLTQQGRAGYALTLSAVASFIGGVIGFIGLVFLAGPITGVALKFGAPEYFALMVFALIATSGLTEKKPFKPIVVMLLGLLIASVGVDPVAGTERFTFGVLALWKGINFVVVAVGLFGLSEVFVRMEERIDLQEVRKKIPFSDLFPKVSELIKDSWAMIRGSILGFFIGVLPGAGATIATFLTYDMEKKLSKEPEKFGKGASKGLSGPEAANNATVGGALIPLFSLGIPGSGTTAILLGALMMLGLQPGPLMFETSGNIIWAAIAGLFLANVLLLILNTAFVPLFAIAVQKAEPYLGPIIAAFCIIGAYMLNNSLFDVGLMITFGILGYILRKFGFPLAPLVLAVILGPILEDNFRQSLMMSGNEISIFYTRPITLTIFIITLIIVMLPIVRKLLKMRRRGISGV is encoded by the coding sequence ATGATACAGGAATTAATATCAGGTTTTGCAACAATTATGCAACCAGAACATTTATTTTGGTGTGTTGTCGGAATCACATTAGGAACATTGGTAGGTGCACTTCCCGGAGTGGGGCCTGTTACAGGAATCGCAATCCTTTTACCAATTACATTTGGAATGAATCCAATAAGCGCGCTATTGCTCCTGATGGGCATTTATCAAGGGTCAATGTATGGTGGACGTATTAGCTCGGTACTGCTTAATGTACCGGGAGATTCAGCTGCTGTTGTAACCACTTTTGACGGTTATCCCTTAACTCAGCAAGGTAGGGCAGGTTATGCACTAACCCTTAGTGCGGTTGCTTCTTTTATTGGTGGAGTAATCGGTTTTATAGGATTAGTATTTCTGGCCGGACCTATTACGGGTGTGGCGTTAAAGTTTGGTGCACCAGAGTATTTTGCACTAATGGTGTTTGCTTTAATTGCGACTAGTGGTTTAACAGAGAAAAAGCCATTTAAACCTATAGTCGTTATGCTGCTTGGGTTATTAATTGCATCAGTAGGTGTTGACCCCGTGGCAGGAACGGAACGCTTTACTTTCGGAGTTTTGGCATTATGGAAAGGCATAAATTTTGTAGTTGTTGCAGTAGGACTCTTTGGATTGTCAGAAGTATTTGTTCGGATGGAAGAAAGGATTGATTTACAAGAAGTAAGAAAAAAAATACCTTTTTCAGATCTTTTCCCGAAAGTCAGCGAATTGATTAAAGACTCCTGGGCTATGATACGTGGTTCGATTTTGGGCTTTTTTATAGGGGTATTACCTGGAGCTGGAGCAACAATAGCGACATTTTTAACATACGATATGGAGAAAAAACTTTCGAAAGAGCCAGAGAAGTTCGGTAAAGGGGCTTCGAAAGGACTCAGCGGTCCTGAAGCAGCTAACAACGCGACAGTAGGTGGTGCTTTAATCCCTTTATTTAGTCTTGGTATTCCGGGATCTGGAACTACCGCTATTCTTCTTGGTGCGCTAATGATGCTTGGATTACAGCCTGGTCCGCTTATGTTTGAGACCTCCGGAAATATTATTTGGGCAGCTATTGCCGGCTTGTTTTTAGCCAATGTTCTACTGCTCATACTAAATACAGCCTTTGTTCCACTTTTTGCAATTGCTGTACAAAAAGCGGAGCCTTACCTAGGCCCAATCATTGCAGCATTTTGTATTATCGGCGCATATATGTTGAATAATAGTCTGTTTGATGTTGGATTGATGATTACTTTTGGTATTTTGGGTTACATTTTACGTAAATTCGGATTCCCTTTAGCTCCATTAGTTTTAGCGGTCATTCTAGGCCCAATACTAGAAGATAACTTTAGACAGTCGTTAATGATGTCAGGTAATGAAATCAGCATTTTCTACACAAGACCTATAACTTTAACCATATTCATTATTACTCTTATTATAGTTATGCTACCAATAGTTAGAAAACTTCTAAAGATGAGGCGTAGGGGCATTAGTGGTGTGTGA
- a CDS encoding tripartite tricarboxylate transporter TctB family protein: MAYAERSFSFLLLIIVAVFLIASFQYEMFSTVGGVGGAFLPRSLAVILLILVGYYVWSVSRNKSTAASAEDLPIKKVVIKQFLLALTFYLTLFLINKLGMLTTLGLFLIGSLYYFENNSWRKSILIGTVTIICVYFIFVHWLNIILPSGLFI, encoded by the coding sequence ATGGCATATGCAGAGCGTTCCTTTTCATTTCTTTTATTAATTATTGTTGCTGTTTTTCTTATCGCCTCGTTCCAATATGAAATGTTTTCTACTGTCGGTGGTGTAGGAGGTGCATTTTTACCGCGTAGCCTGGCTGTAATTCTGCTAATTCTAGTCGGATATTACGTCTGGAGCGTTTCACGTAATAAATCAACAGCTGCTAGTGCCGAAGACTTGCCTATAAAAAAAGTAGTTATAAAGCAATTTCTACTGGCACTAACTTTCTATTTAACTTTGTTTTTAATCAATAAACTTGGAATGCTAACCACATTAGGATTATTCCTAATAGGATCGCTCTACTATTTTGAGAATAATTCCTGGAGAAAATCAATACTTATCGGAACAGTGACGATAATATGCGTGTATTTTATCTTTGTACACTGGCTAAACATAATTCTGCCAAGTGGGTTATTCATATAA
- a CDS encoding tripartite tricarboxylate transporter substrate binding protein, with amino-acid sequence MFAYNQRFLMYLLIAGLLLVSACSAESASSDDGTLPEGYPNQTVEVLVGYGAGGGTDLSARYMVEALNVEGIVEQSFIVENMTGADGAIALRELKARQGNKYTLEAIPEYGLGLWNNDGDLTIEDFTPIASVATDYQTIAVPGDSPFETIEDFLAAMKKDPKSIVISSATSLSGGVGWKWSKIANAIGAPDSPTIVPMEGENAALTALLGGDADATFVVPQLATDHLKKGNIKLLAVMTDERVERFSDVPTLVEKEVDVTYYRPRGFWMNGTVSDSVREYWEAAFEKMVETDKWNEYIDQAGLLNEFMGSEEYTNYIKEEGSLYKEYSDTFKK; translated from the coding sequence ATGTTTGCCTATAATCAAAGATTTTTAATGTATTTACTGATAGCCGGTTTGTTGTTGGTGTCAGCGTGTAGTGCGGAGAGTGCTAGTTCAGATGATGGAACATTACCCGAAGGGTATCCAAATCAAACAGTTGAAGTTCTTGTTGGTTATGGAGCTGGCGGAGGGACAGATCTTTCAGCTCGATACATGGTTGAAGCGTTAAATGTTGAAGGTATAGTAGAGCAATCTTTTATTGTGGAAAATATGACAGGTGCAGACGGGGCTATTGCATTGCGGGAGCTTAAAGCAAGACAAGGCAATAAGTATACCCTCGAAGCAATTCCTGAATATGGCTTGGGCTTATGGAATAATGATGGAGATTTAACAATTGAAGACTTTACCCCAATTGCTTCGGTTGCAACAGATTACCAAACTATTGCCGTACCAGGAGACTCCCCGTTTGAAACAATTGAGGATTTCCTTGCTGCGATGAAGAAGGATCCCAAATCTATTGTAATTAGCTCGGCAACATCTTTATCTGGAGGAGTCGGTTGGAAATGGAGTAAAATTGCTAATGCAATTGGAGCACCAGACAGCCCGACTATCGTCCCGATGGAAGGTGAGAATGCTGCACTAACAGCTTTACTAGGAGGAGATGCCGACGCAACATTCGTTGTGCCTCAATTGGCAACAGATCATCTAAAAAAAGGAAATATCAAACTTTTGGCTGTCATGACAGATGAAAGAGTAGAGCGATTTTCCGATGTTCCAACCCTTGTAGAAAAGGAGGTAGATGTAACATACTACAGGCCAAGAGGTTTTTGGATGAATGGAACTGTTTCAGATAGTGTAAGGGAATATTGGGAGGCTGCATTCGAAAAGATGGTGGAAACCGATAAATGGAATGAATATATTGATCAAGCGGGACTGTTGAATGAATTTATGGGAAGCGAAGAATATACAAATTATATTAAAGAAGAAGGTTCATTGTACAAGGAATATTCAGATACCTTCAAAAAATGA
- a CDS encoding sigma 54-interacting transcriptional regulator: MYPRIAISGSGQFSLLAANVLKKLSLPDWIEVEIVESPMEHLLNSDETVSKEMFDQSTIIISGGQSAEFLEQKLDNMVIPVKVSYVESLIQLAKEKQHDEIAIINYKAKLEDIDVLSKYFNFKISQFSFDTLEELIKIFKDLRQKGISKIIGGSFASKVAEEYDVESLFFYKEAALRESIEMAVKYLTIYRNEMEQSALFRTVVRISKSGVISVDQDYRITSVSTSAEKLLGINKDQFLNHFIGDCIEELHLPSEEIDEKSVVFNWKGIKLVANRSPVYIEKEKVGEIFVIDDVNKIQEQELDIRRMINKKSLQSQYEFIDIIGSSERLKQAKEIAKKFSKVNSPVLIQGESGTGKELFAQSIHHSSKRSQAPFVAVNCAALPESLLDSELFGYEEGAFTGANKGGKKGLFEIADKGTIFLDEISELPIHLQSRLLRVLQEKEVMRIGGNKVISVDIRVIVATNKDLMRLIQEQKFREDLYYRISVLQLSVPPLRERREDIEEIARDYFRQLNINEERLLTSSSLRLLNDYSFPGNIRELKNILERFQVYSTGEELNEETLKKLMQQAIAPTSIFEQPRPETLNLEENEKNLIKAALIKHSNNKGKAAEELGISRATLWRKLKE; the protein is encoded by the coding sequence ATGTATCCAAGAATAGCCATTTCTGGTTCTGGTCAATTTTCTCTGTTAGCTGCTAATGTTCTGAAGAAACTAAGCTTGCCAGATTGGATAGAAGTAGAGATTGTTGAAAGTCCAATGGAACATTTGTTAAATAGTGATGAAACTGTCTCAAAAGAAATGTTCGATCAATCAACCATTATTATTAGCGGAGGGCAAAGTGCTGAGTTTTTGGAACAAAAGCTTGATAACATGGTTATTCCAGTGAAAGTGTCCTATGTTGAATCACTTATACAACTAGCTAAGGAAAAACAACATGACGAGATCGCTATTATTAATTATAAAGCGAAGTTGGAAGACATCGATGTCTTAAGTAAATATTTTAACTTCAAGATATCTCAATTTAGCTTTGACACATTGGAAGAACTTATTAAAATATTTAAGGATCTTCGCCAAAAAGGCATTAGTAAAATTATTGGAGGTAGTTTTGCTAGTAAAGTTGCAGAAGAATATGATGTGGAAAGTTTATTTTTCTACAAAGAGGCTGCTTTGCGGGAATCAATTGAGATGGCGGTTAAATATCTAACTATTTATCGTAACGAGATGGAACAATCTGCCCTTTTTAGAACAGTTGTTAGGATTAGTAAAAGTGGCGTCATTAGTGTGGATCAAGACTATCGAATTACCAGTGTTAGTACTTCAGCGGAGAAACTTCTAGGTATAAATAAAGATCAATTTTTGAATCATTTTATTGGTGACTGTATAGAAGAGCTTCATTTACCCTCCGAAGAGATTGACGAAAAGTCTGTAGTGTTTAATTGGAAGGGAATTAAATTAGTTGCAAATCGATCGCCTGTGTATATAGAAAAAGAAAAAGTCGGAGAAATATTTGTCATTGATGATGTGAATAAAATTCAAGAGCAGGAATTAGACATTCGCAGGATGATTAATAAAAAATCTTTGCAGTCGCAATATGAATTTATTGATATTATTGGCTCTAGTGAAAGATTAAAACAGGCTAAAGAAATTGCGAAAAAGTTTAGTAAGGTAAATAGCCCTGTCCTAATTCAAGGGGAATCCGGAACTGGAAAAGAGCTATTTGCACAAAGTATTCATCATTCAAGCAAGCGTAGTCAAGCACCATTCGTCGCGGTTAACTGTGCAGCCCTTCCGGAAAGTTTATTGGACAGTGAGTTGTTTGGATATGAAGAAGGGGCATTTACAGGAGCTAATAAAGGAGGAAAAAAGGGTTTATTTGAAATTGCTGATAAGGGAACTATATTTCTTGATGAAATTAGTGAACTTCCTATTCATCTCCAATCTAGGCTTTTAAGGGTGCTTCAGGAAAAAGAGGTGATGAGGATTGGTGGCAATAAAGTGATATCTGTTGATATTCGTGTCATTGTTGCCACGAATAAAGATCTTATGAGATTAATACAAGAACAAAAGTTTCGGGAGGATTTATACTATAGAATTAGTGTTCTTCAGCTTTCTGTACCACCCCTCCGGGAACGGCGAGAAGATATTGAGGAAATTGCAAGGGACTATTTCAGGCAATTAAATATTAATGAAGAACGCTTGCTCACGTCATCATCGTTAAGACTTCTTAATGATTATTCATTTCCGGGGAATATACGAGAACTGAAAAATATATTAGAAAGGTTTCAAGTTTACTCTACAGGAGAGGAGCTGAATGAGGAAACCTTAAAGAAATTGATGCAACAAGCGATAGCCCCGACATCGATTTTCGAACAACCGCGTCCCGAGACGTTGAATTTAGAAGAGAATGAGAAAAATCTCATCAAGGCTGCACTTATTAAACATTCAAACAATAAGGGGAAGGCAGCAGAAGAATTGGGGATTAGCCGGGCAACACTTTGGAGAAAGTTAAAGGAGTGA
- a CDS encoding enoyl-CoA hydratase-related protein, with protein sequence MKKDSLVVTKSNNIATIYINNLEKKNAMTLNMWKKIPVLLLDLENDQDINVVIIRGIDASAFSSGADIEEFAIERTNAVNALNYDTHVTNAGDAIENFSKPVIAMIEGPCIGGGGELALACDLRFSSVTGVFGITPAKIGLVYGVPQTKRLVHTVGPSRAKDILFSGRFFDAKEAYQIGFVDRVYKETEIVEETYNYAKLLVNRSQETIRGAKKITNSILDGMDESKYENEQIILNSYSAPDIQEGIAAFIEKRTPNFNRSKVGQ encoded by the coding sequence ATGAAAAAAGATTCATTAGTTGTAACTAAGTCCAATAACATTGCAACAATCTATATCAATAATTTAGAAAAGAAGAATGCCATGACACTTAATATGTGGAAGAAAATACCAGTTCTTCTATTAGACTTGGAAAATGATCAAGATATCAATGTCGTTATTATTCGTGGAATAGATGCGAGCGCATTTTCTTCCGGGGCTGATATAGAAGAGTTTGCCATTGAACGTACTAATGCGGTAAATGCGTTGAATTACGACACACATGTTACGAATGCAGGAGATGCTATAGAGAACTTCAGTAAGCCAGTGATAGCGATGATTGAAGGACCTTGCATCGGCGGGGGTGGTGAGCTTGCACTTGCATGTGATTTAAGGTTTAGCTCTGTGACGGGAGTATTTGGCATTACCCCTGCGAAAATCGGGCTGGTCTATGGTGTTCCACAAACAAAACGATTGGTTCACACGGTTGGCCCTTCGCGAGCAAAAGACATCCTATTTTCAGGCAGATTTTTTGATGCTAAAGAGGCATACCAAATTGGATTTGTTGACCGTGTTTATAAAGAGACTGAAATCGTTGAAGAAACCTATAACTATGCAAAACTACTTGTGAACAGATCGCAAGAAACAATTCGCGGTGCAAAAAAAATCACTAACTCCATTCTTGACGGTATGGATGAAAGCAAGTACGAAAATGAACAGATTATCCTGAACTCTTATAGCGCTCCAGACATTCAAGAGGGTATCGCCGCATTTATCGAGAAACGAACTCCTAACTTTAATCGTTCTAAAGTAGGGCAATAA
- a CDS encoding CaiB/BaiF CoA-transferase family protein — translation MPLSNIKIIDLTRLLSGPYATMMMSDLGAEVIKVETPTGDDTRHLGPPFIHDWSTYFLSVNRNKKSISLNLKTSKGKEILLKLIEKADVVIENFRPGTLERLGLSYEVLKEKNPKIILASISGFGQKGKYSQRPGYDVLAQAMGGLMSVTGEKDGSPLKAGYSFADLGTGMWAAFGIMVALWERNKSGKGQWIDASLLDTIISWQTYLASSYFATGENPEAVGTEHPNIVPYQTFQASDGHFVVAIATDHMWTTFTHKINVSALKDARFNKNEGRVIHREELIPILEDIFKQKTIKDWEEFFLEIEIPVGPVNQLSDILNDSYVEERGMVFEEYHPEIGKLKTIGVPLHFSRKSGKIRSFPPKLGEHTKSILEDLKYSEEDIQEFLDDGIAIACDNIKSATKQMT, via the coding sequence ATGCCATTAAGTAACATTAAAATCATTGACCTTACCCGCCTACTAAGCGGGCCATACGCAACGATGATGATGTCTGACCTGGGTGCTGAAGTCATAAAAGTTGAAACGCCTACTGGTGATGATACACGCCATCTTGGTCCACCATTTATACATGACTGGAGCACCTACTTCCTGAGTGTTAACCGAAATAAAAAAAGCATCAGTTTAAACCTTAAGACTAGTAAAGGAAAGGAAATTTTACTAAAACTTATTGAAAAGGCAGATGTTGTAATTGAAAACTTCAGACCTGGAACACTGGAACGCCTTGGGTTGTCTTACGAGGTTCTTAAGGAAAAAAACCCGAAAATTATATTGGCATCGATTTCCGGATTTGGTCAAAAGGGAAAGTACTCCCAAAGACCGGGCTACGATGTATTGGCACAAGCAATGGGCGGCCTAATGTCTGTCACCGGCGAAAAAGACGGTTCACCATTGAAGGCTGGATACTCATTTGCAGATTTAGGCACAGGCATGTGGGCAGCATTTGGCATAATGGTAGCTCTTTGGGAACGCAACAAATCAGGAAAGGGACAGTGGATTGATGCTTCTCTATTGGACACTATTATTTCCTGGCAAACCTATCTTGCAAGCAGTTATTTTGCAACAGGAGAAAATCCGGAAGCCGTTGGAACCGAACATCCTAACATTGTTCCTTACCAAACCTTTCAAGCGTCAGATGGCCACTTCGTTGTTGCTATTGCAACTGATCATATGTGGACTACTTTTACTCATAAAATTAACGTTTCAGCTTTAAAAGATGCACGATTCAATAAAAATGAAGGAAGAGTCATTCATCGGGAAGAGCTCATCCCAATTCTAGAAGATATATTCAAGCAAAAAACAATAAAGGATTGGGAAGAGTTCTTCCTGGAAATTGAAATCCCGGTTGGACCTGTCAATCAGTTATCAGATATCTTGAATGATTCTTACGTTGAGGAACGGGGTATGGTATTTGAAGAGTATCATCCTGAGATTGGCAAACTTAAAACAATCGGTGTACCGCTTCATTTTTCTAGAAAATCAGGAAAGATTCGGTCCTTTCCACCTAAACTAGGGGAACACACAAAAAGCATTTTAGAAGACCTCAAATACTCTGAAGAAGATATACAGGAATTTCTAGATGATGGGATTGCTATCGCTTGTGATAATATCAAGTCTGCTACTAAACAAATGACCTGA
- a CDS encoding PIN domain-containing protein, with protein sequence MYKEHTDILLTGDEGIKTISYQDGRIYSQEATSKVVQKEIETLGEIIQWIDQNCKKIGMAVFDGNNSKEKNFIQSIENPILICRQGSASLMIDNFLFDKYAAEHNIETFNVMDFVRYLFIEKKITQSQYYEYTSKLIMMGYSYIRTEPGLYIYLLNKNNCQINEKVERLFNNLKRDDLNQNIFYQM encoded by the coding sequence TTGTATAAAGAACACACAGATATATTGCTTACTGGGGATGAAGGAATTAAAACCATTTCATACCAAGACGGGAGGATTTATTCACAAGAGGCAACATCTAAAGTAGTTCAAAAGGAGATTGAAACACTAGGGGAAATAATTCAATGGATTGACCAAAATTGTAAAAAGATAGGTATGGCAGTATTTGACGGCAACAACTCAAAAGAAAAGAACTTTATTCAAAGTATTGAAAACCCGATTTTGATATGTCGACAAGGTTCGGCATCATTAATGATTGATAATTTTTTATTTGATAAATATGCAGCAGAACACAATATAGAAACATTTAACGTCATGGATTTTGTACGTTATTTATTTATTGAAAAAAAGATAACCCAAAGTCAGTATTACGAATACACTTCTAAATTAATAATGATGGGTTATAGCTATATTCGTACTGAACCTGGTTTGTATATTTATTTGTTAAACAAAAATAATTGCCAGATCAACGAGAAAGTAGAGCGCCTTTTTAACAATCTTAAACGAGATGATTTAAATCAGAACATCTTTTATCAAATGTGA
- a CDS encoding 2-hydroxyacid dehydrogenase: MNIVILESLGISDEEFNRISKPLTDNGHELVVYDDGKTDDETLKTRIKDAEILVLANMPLSGEVIDAADKLKYISVAFTGYDHIDLEKCKEKKIQVSNAAGYSTHSVAELTFGLITALLRSIVPLDGVTREGGTKNGYRQTELNGKTLGVLGTGDIGGSVAKLGLAYGCRVVAYNRSEKQELIDQGVEYKSLDEVLETSDIVTIHTPLTDETKNLIDKDKLELMKESSFLINTAVGPIVDNDALAEALHNGTIAGAGLDRVDMEPPVPADYPILDAPNTVLVPHVGYATDEAMVRRAEITFNNIVKWEKGEQENIVL; encoded by the coding sequence ATGAATATTGTAATCTTAGAATCTCTAGGAATTAGTGATGAAGAGTTCAATAGAATATCAAAACCTTTAACTGATAATGGCCATGAGTTAGTTGTATATGATGATGGAAAAACAGATGATGAGACCCTTAAAACGAGAATCAAAGATGCAGAGATTTTAGTACTCGCTAATATGCCACTAAGTGGTGAAGTAATCGATGCTGCAGATAAATTAAAATATATTTCAGTAGCCTTCACGGGTTATGATCATATCGACTTAGAAAAGTGTAAAGAGAAAAAGATTCAAGTCTCAAATGCCGCAGGTTATAGCACACATTCTGTAGCAGAACTTACTTTTGGACTTATCACTGCGTTGTTACGCAGTATTGTACCTTTAGATGGTGTCACTAGAGAGGGAGGTACAAAGAATGGCTACAGACAGACTGAATTAAATGGCAAAACATTAGGCGTCTTAGGTACTGGAGACATAGGTGGCTCAGTAGCTAAATTAGGTTTAGCTTATGGTTGTCGCGTCGTTGCTTATAATAGAAGCGAAAAGCAAGAACTGATAGATCAAGGTGTAGAATATAAGTCATTAGATGAAGTCCTAGAGACGAGTGATATTGTCACGATACATACGCCGCTTACAGATGAAACCAAAAACTTAATTGATAAAGACAAGCTAGAATTGATGAAAGAGAGTTCGTTCTTGATCAACACAGCAGTTGGACCGATTGTTGATAATGATGCATTGGCAGAAGCACTGCACAATGGAACAATCGCTGGTGCCGGTTTAGATAGAGTGGATATGGAGCCACCAGTTCCTGCAGATTACCCTATTCTAGATGCTCCGAATACTGTTCTGGTGCCGCATGTCGGATATGCAACAGATGAGGCGATGGTAAGAAGAGCCGAAATTACATTTAACAATATTGTTAAATGGGAAAAAGGCGAACAAGAAAATATCGTTCTATAA
- a CDS encoding ABC transporter ATP-binding protein, whose translation MLKLNNIEITFNEGTLDEKQALKNTNLTLKKGEFITVIGGNGAGKSTLMNIISGNLIADIGDILIDGKQVTHLPEYRRAKYIGRVFQDPMAGTAPEMTIEENLAIAYSRNKKRTLWLGVTKKRREFFKKALRTLNLGLENRLNAKVGLLSGGERQALSLLMATFTEPDILLLDEHTAALDPARAELIANLTSEIVENYQLTTLMVTHNMQQALDMGNRLIMMDAGKIIFDVSGEEKRKLTIKNLMDEFQRIRGKQLESDQAVLG comes from the coding sequence ATGTTGAAGCTTAACAATATAGAAATTACTTTTAACGAAGGAACGTTGGATGAAAAACAAGCTTTAAAAAACACAAATTTAACATTAAAAAAGGGGGAATTTATTACGGTCATTGGTGGAAATGGTGCTGGAAAATCCACTTTAATGAATATTATCTCTGGTAATCTCATTGCCGATATTGGGGATATTTTGATTGATGGGAAACAAGTCACGCATTTGCCAGAATATAGGCGCGCAAAATATATTGGACGTGTTTTCCAAGACCCTATGGCAGGAACTGCACCAGAAATGACGATAGAAGAAAATCTAGCGATTGCTTATTCACGCAATAAAAAACGAACATTGTGGCTTGGCGTGACGAAAAAACGTCGAGAATTTTTCAAGAAAGCGTTACGAACGTTGAACTTAGGATTGGAGAATAGATTAAATGCAAAAGTAGGTTTATTGTCTGGTGGAGAAAGACAGGCACTATCATTATTAATGGCAACATTTACAGAGCCTGATATTTTATTATTGGATGAACATACTGCAGCACTCGATCCTGCACGTGCAGAACTCATTGCTAATTTAACGTCTGAAATTGTTGAAAACTACCAATTAACGACGTTGATGGTGACGCATAATATGCAACAAGCACTCGATATGGGGAATCGTTTAATTATGATGGATGCAGGGAAAATTATTTTTGATGTGAGCGGGGAAGAGAAAAGAAAGCTAACGATTAAAAACTTAATGGACGAATTCCAACGTATACGGGGAAAACAACTGGAAAGCGATCAAGCTGTGTTAGGGTAA